From the Mycobacterium sp. DL592 genome, the window CCACCATCACCGAGTACGACCGGCGCGGCTGGGGCGAGGGCGGCGCTGACCTGCACTGGTACTGCACCGGCGACCCCGCTGCGCACGTCGGCGAGAAGCAGGTGTGGCAGTCCTACGCCCCCGAGCTGACCGAGTTATTGGGCGAGAAGGCCTACGCCGAGTTGGCGGCGATGTGCAAACGGCGCAGTGGTTTCCCGCTGATCGCTGTGCACCCCGCCACCCGCGCCGCGCAGTAGCCCCTACCTGGGAGATCGTCCCGGTCCGCGTTCCTTGTCACTCCGCTGTGGATTTGCTGTCTTTGCATCAGCGAAAATTTTCTTTGTGAGACACATCACAATCCGGCTAGTTGCCGCTTTTCTGCGACGCACCTAGTCTTCTTAGCTAGCGCATCATCCGGGGGGACGGTGCAGATGTCCATCTAAGAGACTTGGTTGTTAGCTTTGACCTCCGAAATCATCAGTTCCCCCAATAGCAGGCGGGTTTCGCTGCAATCCAAGATTCGCCGTAGCTACAAAACTGTGCAGGATTTCGGCGACGATTCGCTACCACTTACATCCGGGATAATTCGCTCAGATCGCGAGATCCGGCATCGTTCCTACGCACGCAAGCTGTTGTTCAGCGATTGTCTGATCATTTGCCTGGCTGTCGCAGCCGGACAGCTGCGCTTCGCCACCGAGCCCCCTGACCTCGGCTTCCCGTGGCCGGGCCCGCCTGAGGTGGGCTACACCGTCGTCTCGGTGCTGCTCGCCATGCTGTGGATGACATTCCTGAGCCTCGTCGGCAGCCGGTCGGCCCGCGTCGTCGGCCACGGCAGCGAGGAATACGCAATCATCGCGCTGGCTACCTTCCAGCTGTTCGGTCTCGTTGCCATCATTTCGATGCTGCTTCACATCGAGCTGTCCCGCGGCTACCTCGCCATCGCCCTGCCACTCGGCGTGGTGGGCCTGATGTTCAGCAGGCGCTACTGGCGCCGCAAGACCTCGCGCCGCCGCATGCGCGGCGAGGACCTCACCTCGGTGCTCGTCGTCGGCACGCCCCGGGTGGCCGCCGACATCGCCACTACCTTCGCCAAAGATCCCGAAGCCGGCTACCAGGTCGTGGGCATCTGCACGCCGACCGGGCCGCTCGGTGACGACGATGTCGTCACCGTCGGAAGCACCGCCATCCCGGTCGTCGGCATGGACGAGGCCGTCGTCGACGCGGTCCGCCGGACCGGCGTCGGAACGGTCGCGCTGGCCGCCACCGAGCACCTGCGCGACACCGAGATCCGCCGGCTGATCTGGGAACTGGACTCCCTCGGCGTCGACCTCATCGTCGCCCCCGGCCTCGTCGACGTCGCCGAGCAGCGGCTGCGTAGCCGCCCGGTGGCGGGCATGGCGATGCTCGAGGTCACCAAGCCCCAGTACAACCGGGCCAACTCGCAGGCCAAGCGAGCCTTCGACATCGCCTTCACCGTGCTGGTGCTGCTCGTGATGTCACCGGTGTTCCTGGCCGCGGCAATGGCGGTGCGGCTGTCGAGCCCAGGGCCGGTCTTCTACGTCTCCGAGCGCATCGGCCTCAACGGCACCACGTTCAAGATGTTCAAGTTCCGCAGCATGTACGACGGCTCGGACTCCCGCGCGGCCGCCATGATCGCAGCCACCGAGAGCAGCCCGCTGTTCTGGAAGGTCAAGGACGACCCACGCGTCACCCCGGTGGGCAAGTTCCTGCGCAAGTTCAGCATCGACGAACTGCCCCAGTTCCTCAACGTGCTGCGCGGCGAGATGAGCGTGGTGGGCCCCCGGCCGCAGGTTCGCCGCGAGGTCGACTCCTACGACGACCTGGTGCGCCGCCGACTGGCCGTCAAGCCCGGCCTGACCGGCCTGTGGCAGGTCAGCGGGCGGTCCAACCTCGAGATCGAGGACGCGGTCCGCATGGACCTCACCTACGTCGAGAACTGGTCGCTGTGGCAGGACCTGGTGATCATCGCCAAGACAGTAGGCGCCGTGCTCGCCAGCGACGGCGCCTACTGAGGCTGGTCGCCCAGCCCCGGCTCAGCCTTCCAGCTTGTAGCCCAAGCCGCGCACGGTGACCAGATGCACCGGGTTGGCGGGGTCGGCCTCGATCTTCGACCGCAGCCGCTTGACGTGCACATCGAGGGTCTTGGTGTCGCCGACGTAGTCGGCGCCCCACACCCGGTCGATCAACTGCCCGCGGGTCAGCACCCGGCCACTGTTGCGCATCAGGTACTCCAACAGATCAAACTCCTTGAGCGGCAAGGTAATCGGCTCACCGTTGACGGTGACAACGTGCCGTTCGACGTCCATCCGCACCGGGCCGGCCTCGAGGATCGCATCACCGAGGCTGGAGTCGTCGGCCTCGGTTCCGCGCCGCAGCACCGCGCGGATCCGGGCGATCAGCTCGCGTGCCGAGTACGGCTTGGTGACGTAGTCGTCGGCGCCGAGTTCCAGCCCCACCACCTTGTCGATCTCGCTGTCGCGGGCGGTCACCATGATGACCGGCACGCTGGATCGGGCGCGCAGCTGCTTACAGACATCGGTGCCCGTCATACCGGGCAGCATCAGATCCAGCAGCACGATGTCGGCGCCGGCCCGGTCGAATTCGGCCAGCGCTGAGGGTCCGTCACCGACGACGGTGGCCTCGAACCCCTCCTTGCGGAGCAGGAACGCCAGCGGGTCGGCCAGGGACTCTTCGTCCTCGACGATCAATACGTTGGTCATTGGCTTTCTTTCTCCTCGTCACGGGCCTCTAGATTGGTCGGCTCGACGTCGTTGTCGGAATGGGCGGGAATGGACAGGGTGAAGGTCGAACCGGTGCCGGGCTGGCTCCACAGCCTGATGCTGCCGTTGTGGTTGGCCGCCACATGCTTGACGATGGCCAGCCCCAACCCGGTTCCGCCGGTGGCACGCGAGCGGGCCTTGTCGACACGGAAGAACCGTTCGAAGACGCGCTCCTGATCGGCGCGGGCGATGCCGATCCCGCGGTCGGTGACGGCGATCTCGATATTGTCCCCACGGCGGCGGCGTGAGATCGAGACCCGGGACCCGTCCGGGGAGTAGGCGATCGCATTGGAGATCAGGTTGGCCAGTGCAGTGGCCAACAGGCCCTGGTCACCGAGCACCTGGAAACCGCTCGGCGCATCGGTGGTCACCGTGATGTCGGCGGTATCGGCGGCCACCTTGTGGCGTGAAATCGCTTCGCTGACAACACTATCGACGTCCACCACCTCAAGCTCGGGCAGCGGCTCGGCGCCTTGCAGCCGGGAGAGCTCGATCAACTCGCCGACCATGTTGGCCAGCCGCTGCGACTCGGTGAGGATCTTCTCACCGAAGCGGTGCACGGTGTCGGGGTCGTCAGTGGATTCCAGCAGCGCCTCGGCCAGCACGCCCATCGCGGCGACCGGGGTCTTGAGCTCGTGGCTGACGTTGGCGACGAAGTCGCGCCTGCTGGCTTCCATCCGGGCCTGCTCGGACTGGTCGTCGAGGTAGACCACGGCGAAGCGCGGATCCTGCTCGCTGAGCAACCGCACGTGGCCTCGCACCGAGAGCCCGGAGCGGCCGGCGGGAGCCCGCCGCGGCGGCGACAGGTCGACCTCGACATCCTCGCCGGTCGACAGCGTGTGCTGGGCGGCCTTCCAGGCCCGTTCGTCGAGCAGCCGGTCACGCACCAGACCCAGCTCCACCGCTCGTTCGTTGATGAACACCACGTCGCGCAGGCTGTCGACGACGACCATGCCGATCGGGGCCAGCGACACCACATGCTGCAACATCTGGGAGACGGTGATCCCGGCTTCGGTGATCGCCCGGCGCTGTCTGCGCTCGAGGATGCGTGGGGTGAGTCCGGCCCCGATACCGAGACCAACAGCGAGCGCACCTAGCGCCGCGACGGTGGCTAGTAGTGCCACCGAAACAACACTCACGCGAAAATCGTACGCATTCGGTGAACGTCATCCCAGCAGCGTGCGGCCAATTCGGGATACGTCACATATCCCGGCCGATGTATTCCGCCGCTGTTCACCCCGTGTTCGCCGAACGAGCCGCGATCCAGGGCTACTTTGCGCCCTGGCTGGCTACCGCGGCCGCACCGGCGGCGGCGGCCTCGGGATCGAGGTAGGTGCCGCCCGCCACCAGGGGCTTGAGGTCGGCATCGAGGTCGTAGCGCAGCGGAATCCCGGTCGGGATGTTCAGGCCCACGACGTCCTCGTCGGACATGCCGTCGAGGTACTTCACCAGCGCTCGCAACGAGTTGCCGTGCGCGACGATCAGCACCGTCTTACCGGCCCGCAGGTTCGGGACGACGGCGTCTTCGAAGTAGGGCACGAACCGCTCGACCACGTCGGCCAGGCATTCGGTCAGCGGGCCGCCGCCGATGTCGGCGTAGCGCGGGTCGGCGTCCTGGCTGTACTTGCTGCCCTTCTCGATGGGCGGCGGCGGGGTGTCGTAGCTACGGCGCCACAGCATGAACTGCTCGTCGCCGTACTTCTCCTTGGTCTCGGCCTTGTCCAGACCCTGCAACGCGCCGTAGTGCCGCTCGTTGAGCCGCCAGTCGCGCTGCACCGGGATCCACAACCGGTCTGCGGCGTCCAGCGCCAGGTGCGCGGTGGTGATCGCGCGCCGCAGCAACGAGGTGTACAGGATGTCGGGTAACACGCCCTGCTCGGCCAGCAACTTGCCGCCGCGCACCGCCTCGGCGCGGCCCTTGTCGGTCAGGTCGACGTCCACCCAGCCGGTGAACAGGTTGAGCGCATTCCATTCGCTCTCGCCGTGCCGGAGCAGGATCAGGGTCGCCGCAGGATCTGAAGCCATGACAAAAGTCTCTCACGGCCCGGTTCAGGCGTCGCGATCGTCATCGACTCCGGCGCCCAGTGGCCACCTACGTCACGGATTGGGGCCGGGACTCTCGACTCCTCCTCATCGTTCGTCCCTCACTCTGCATCGTCGTCTTCGGCGATCAGGTGCTCGAAGGCTTCCAGATTCTTCAGCGACTCGCCCCGGGCCACCCGCCAGGCCCACTCCTTCTGGATCGACGACTTGAAGCCCAGTTCCAGCAATGTGTTGAAGTCGGTGTCGACCGCTTCGAGCACCTGCCCGAGCACCCGGTCGATCTCATCAGGGGTGACCGCCTCCAGGGCGATGCGACCGATCAGATAGATGTCGCCGATGTTGTCCAGGGTGTAGGCCACACCGTAGAGCCGCCGATTGCGCTTGAGCAGGAAGCGGTAGACACCCTGGTGGTTCTCGTCGGGCTGGCGGCAGACGAAGGCCTCGACCCGCACCGAATGCTCACCGATGCTCAGCAGGGTGTTGGTCTTGAGCTTGCGCTCCCCGGGCAGTTCCACGATCAGGCCGGGCAACCCACCGTGGGAACCCTCGAAGCGGGTGTACGCCAGATCGTTGTCGATCAGCGTCTTCTCGATGATCTGTTGGACGGTGGCCTGTCTCACGCCCGCACCCCTCTGCGCATCGTCCACCGGCGCCCGTTGCGCCGGGCCACCAGGTCGCGCGCGGCGCTGTGCCGGTGCGTGCTGGCGTAGTCGGTGATAGCCCGGCCGTAGCTGGCCAGCAAGCCGTCAACGGTGTTGTCCCAGGAGAACTTTCGGGCATGGTCGACGGCGGCGCGGCTCAGCTGCTCGGGGTCACGGCGCAACAGCGCGTCGATGGCGGCGGCCCACTGATCCGGATCGTGACCGGGCACCAGGCTGCCACTGACTCCGTCGGCCACCGCCACGGGCAGTCCGCCGACCGCGGCGGCCACCACCGGCGTGCCGCAGGACTGCGCTTCGACGGCAACCAACCCGAATGACTCCGAATAGCTCGGCACCGCAACGAGATCAGCGGCGCGGTAGACGTTGACGAGGTTCTCCCGCGATTGCGGCGGCAGGAACGTCACCCGCTCGGCGATACCCAGCTCGGTGGCCAGGCCGACGAGTGCGTCCGGGGCGGCCAGCCCGCTACCGGACGGTCCGCCGGCGATCAGCACCCGCACATCAGGCAGCAGAGCGGCTGCCCGCAACAACACATCCGGGGCTTTCAGCGGTTGGATTCGGCCGACGAATGCAACCACGTTCTCCCCAGGCGCCAGCCCGATCGCCGCACGGGCGGCGCGCCTGTCCCCCGGGGTGAACGTCTCCAGATCGACCCCCGGATGGACGACGTCGATCCGGTCCGGATCGGCGCTGTGCAACGAAACCAGTTGGCGGGCTTCATCATCGGTGTTGACGATCAGCCGGTCCGCCTCGTCGACCACCTGCTGCTCGCCGACCGCACGCAAGGGCGGCTCGGGTGCGTCGCCGTCGGCCAGTGCCGCGTTCTTCACCGCGGCCAGGGTGTGGCTGGTGTGCACCAACGGCACCGCCCAGCGGTCGCGGGCCAGCCAGCCGACCTGACCGGATAGCCAGTAGTGCGAGTGCACGACGTCGTAGTAGCCCGGCTCATGGTTGGCCTCGGCGCGCAGCACCCCCGCGGTGAACGCGCACAGCTGGGTGGGCAGGTCGTATTTGTCGAGACCCTCGAACGGGCCGGCGACCACATTGCGCACCACGACCCCGGGCGCGACGGGCACCACCGCCGGATCCGCCGACGACGTGGCCCTGGTGAAGATCTCCACCTCGACGCCGCGGCGCGCCATATGCAGGGCGGTTTGCAGCACGTAGACGTTCATCCCGCCGGCGTCACCGGTGCCCGGCTGGGCCAACGGTGAGGTGTGCACCGAGACGACGGCCACACGGCGGGGCAGCACATCGGCCGAGCCATCGCTCAGATCTCG encodes:
- a CDS encoding cell wall metabolism sensor histidine kinase WalK, whose translation is MSVVSVALLATVAALGALAVGLGIGAGLTPRILERRQRRAITEAGITVSQMLQHVVSLAPIGMVVVDSLRDVVFINERAVELGLVRDRLLDERAWKAAQHTLSTGEDVEVDLSPPRRAPAGRSGLSVRGHVRLLSEQDPRFAVVYLDDQSEQARMEASRRDFVANVSHELKTPVAAMGVLAEALLESTDDPDTVHRFGEKILTESQRLANMVGELIELSRLQGAEPLPELEVVDVDSVVSEAISRHKVAADTADITVTTDAPSGFQVLGDQGLLATALANLISNAIAYSPDGSRVSISRRRRGDNIEIAVTDRGIGIARADQERVFERFFRVDKARSRATGGTGLGLAIVKHVAANHNGSIRLWSQPGTGSTFTLSIPAHSDNDVEPTNLEARDEEKESQ
- a CDS encoding sugar transferase yields the protein MFSDCLIICLAVAAGQLRFATEPPDLGFPWPGPPEVGYTVVSVLLAMLWMTFLSLVGSRSARVVGHGSEEYAIIALATFQLFGLVAIISMLLHIELSRGYLAIALPLGVVGLMFSRRYWRRKTSRRRMRGEDLTSVLVVGTPRVAADIATTFAKDPEAGYQVVGICTPTGPLGDDDVVTVGSTAIPVVGMDEAVVDAVRRTGVGTVALAATEHLRDTEIRRLIWELDSLGVDLIVAPGLVDVAEQRLRSRPVAGMAMLEVTKPQYNRANSQAKRAFDIAFTVLVLLVMSPVFLAAAMAVRLSSPGPVFYVSERIGLNGTTFKMFKFRSMYDGSDSRAAAMIAATESSPLFWKVKDDPRVTPVGKFLRKFSIDELPQFLNVLRGEMSVVGPRPQVRREVDSYDDLVRRRLAVKPGLTGLWQVSGRSNLEIEDAVRMDLTYVENWSLWQDLVIIAKTVGAVLASDGAY
- a CDS encoding YbjN domain-containing protein, whose protein sequence is MRQATVQQIIEKTLIDNDLAYTRFEGSHGGLPGLIVELPGERKLKTNTLLSIGEHSVRVEAFVCRQPDENHQGVYRFLLKRNRRLYGVAYTLDNIGDIYLIGRIALEAVTPDEIDRVLGQVLEAVDTDFNTLLELGFKSSIQKEWAWRVARGESLKNLEAFEHLIAEDDDAE
- a CDS encoding response regulator transcription factor, whose product is MTNVLIVEDEESLADPLAFLLRKEGFEATVVGDGPSALAEFDRAGADIVLLDLMLPGMTGTDVCKQLRARSSVPVIMVTARDSEIDKVVGLELGADDYVTKPYSARELIARIRAVLRRGTEADDSSLGDAILEAGPVRMDVERHVVTVNGEPITLPLKEFDLLEYLMRNSGRVLTRGQLIDRVWGADYVGDTKTLDVHVKRLRSKIEADPANPVHLVTVRGLGYKLEG
- a CDS encoding phosphoglyceromutase, with the translated sequence MASDPAATLILLRHGESEWNALNLFTGWVDVDLTDKGRAEAVRGGKLLAEQGVLPDILYTSLLRRAITTAHLALDAADRLWIPVQRDWRLNERHYGALQGLDKAETKEKYGDEQFMLWRRSYDTPPPPIEKGSKYSQDADPRYADIGGGPLTECLADVVERFVPYFEDAVVPNLRAGKTVLIVAHGNSLRALVKYLDGMSDEDVVGLNIPTGIPLRYDLDADLKPLVAGGTYLDPEAAAAGAAAVASQGAK
- the mshA gene encoding D-inositol-3-phosphate glycosyltransferase, translated to MRHARDLSDGSADVLPRRVAVVSVHTSPLAQPGTGDAGGMNVYVLQTALHMARRGVEVEIFTRATSSADPAVVPVAPGVVVRNVVAGPFEGLDKYDLPTQLCAFTAGVLRAEANHEPGYYDVVHSHYWLSGQVGWLARDRWAVPLVHTSHTLAAVKNAALADGDAPEPPLRAVGEQQVVDEADRLIVNTDDEARQLVSLHSADPDRIDVVHPGVDLETFTPGDRRAARAAIGLAPGENVVAFVGRIQPLKAPDVLLRAAALLPDVRVLIAGGPSGSGLAAPDALVGLATELGIAERVTFLPPQSRENLVNVYRAADLVAVPSYSESFGLVAVEAQSCGTPVVAAAVGGLPVAVADGVSGSLVPGHDPDQWAAAIDALLRRDPEQLSRAAVDHARKFSWDNTVDGLLASYGRAITDYASTHRHSAARDLVARRNGRRWTMRRGVRA